GCGAGCCCGACCGCCGCTTCCGCCGCGGCGACCGTCATCACGAAGAACACGAAGACCTGGCCCGCGACGCCGTACGCCTGCGCGAACGCCACGAAGCTCAGATTCACCGCGTTGAGCATGAGCTCCACGCACATGAACACGATGATCGCGTTGCGGCGAATCAGTACGCCGAAGACGCCGATCACGAACAGGACCGCCGAAAAGAACAGCGCTTCAGCGAGCATTCTCTTCTCCGCGTTGCTTGCCCAGCAGCACCGCGCCGACGACGGCGGCGAGCAGCAGGACGCTCGTCACCTCGAAGGCCAGCAGGTATTCATTGAACAACGGACCCGCGAACGGCGCGATCGCGCCGCTTTGCGCGATCTGCTCCGCCGCGAAACCCTGCGGCAGCGTCAGGCTCACCGGCGTCTTCGCCTTGGTCAGCGCGAAGATCTCGGCGAGAATCGCGATGCCGACGGCGCCGCCCACCACCTTCCAGCCGACGGCGCGCATATCGCCGATCTCACCGCTGCCCAGGTTGAGCAGCATGATGACGAACAGGAACACGACCATGATCGCGCCGGCGTATACCAGAACTTGAATGGCCCCGATGAACTGCGCGTCGAGCATCACATAGAGCGCCGCGAGGCTGAACATCGTGCTGACGAGCCACAGCGCCGCCGCGACGGGGCTCTTGCGCGTCACGAAGAGCACCGCCGACACGATCGCGAAAAGGCCGAAGAGATAGAAATGAAACGTGTACCAGAGCGAGAGCGTGCCGTGAGGCATGCTCAGCGTCGGCGCCGTTCCGGTGCCGACGGCCGGCACCGCTCGCGGTCCCTGGACGCCAGCCTGCAGCAGCGCGTGTATGAGATCCGGCATTACTCGCCCTTGGGGTCGGCGGGATCCCACATCTCGCAGACCGGATGCGTCTGCGCCATCAAGCGCTCGAGGTCGTACACGAAGCCCTCGCGGCTGTATTCAGAGTTCTCAAAATGCCGGCCGAGGTGAATCGCCTCTTCCGGACATACTTCCTGGCAGTAGCCGCAGAAGATGCACCGGAACTCGTCGATCTCGAACACGAGCGGATACCGATTGCCGTTTTCGTCTTCGCCCGGCACGAGCTTGATGCAGTTCGACGGACACACCGTCGGACACAACCCGCACGCCACGCATTTCGCCTTGCCGTCTTCCGTCGTCAGCATGCGATGCGTGCCGCGCCACCGCGGCGAGACCGCCCACTTCTCGTCCGGATACTGCACCGTCACCTTCTCGGACATCGGTTGGAGCAGATGCTTGAGCGTGAGCGCCATGCCCTTCACCGTGGCGCGCACGTAGCTCGTCTGCTCGATCGGGCGCTCCAGGACTTTCACACTGATCATTGTTCGTCCCTGCGGCGCTTCGCACCGACGGTGGGAATTCGGCCATGCATGGTCATCAGTCTGCTCCTCCCTCGTTCCGAACCGGCTCGAAGCGCACGCGATCATACCGGGCGCGACGAAGCTTTTCGATATTGCGTTTGTCGAGGCGCGAGTACGCGGGACTGATCAAGCGCCCGCGATCCACCACGCCCAGCAGAATGCCGAGCAGCACGATGTTCACGCCGAGCATGACGAGCGCGAAGTACGGCGACTGCGGATGAATGCCGCTGTAGTCCAATCCAAACGTGACCGCCGCGACGATGACGATATACGAAAGCGCCACCGGCAGCATGAACTTCCAGCCGAGCGCCATGAGCTGATCGTAGCGGAAACGCGGCAGCGTCCAGCGCACCCAGATGAACACGAACACGAAGAACAGGATCTTCGCCCAGAAGAATCCGAACGTGAGCAGCGTCTTGAGCAGCGTGTGCGGCGCGACGTTGTCCCACACCGTGAACGGAATGTCCCAGCCGCCGAAGAACAGCGTCGCCATCAGCGCGCTCGCCGTCATCACGTTCGCATACTCGGCGATGAAGAACATCGAGAACTTCATCGCGCTGTATTCGGCGTGGTAGCCGGCGACGAGCTCCGATTCCGCCTCCGGCAGGTCGAACGGCACGCGGTTCGTCTCGGCGAACGCCGCGACGATGAACACGAAGAACGCGATCGTGAGATTGATGACGTTCCAGTGCAAACCGCGCCCGGCCTGCTGCGCGACGATCTGATTCAGCGAGACGTTGCCGGCGAGGATCAGCACCGGAATCGTCGCCATGCCCATCGAGATCTCGTACGAGATCATCTGCGCGCTCGACCGCAAGCCGCCGAGCAACGCGTATTTGTTGTTCGACGACCAGCCGGCGAGCACGATGCCATACACGCCGAGCGAAGAGATCGCGAGCATGAAGAGGTAGCCGATCGGCAGCGGCGCGAGTGCCATGTCGATCGTGCCCCACTTGGAATCCCACGGCGCGCCGTACGGAATGACCGACCAGGTGAGCAGCGCGGGAATGAACGACATCACGGGCGCGAGGATGAAGAGGGGCATGTACGCCGCCTTCGGGTACGTCTCCTCTTTCATGATGTTCTTGACGCCGTCGGCGACCGACTGCAGCAAGCCGTGCGGTCCAACGCGATTCGGCCCGCGCCGATCCTGGATGAACGCGCAAATGCGCCGCTCGGCCCAGATCACCATCATCACGCCGACCATATAGATCGTGAAGAGAACGAGCATCTTCACGACCGTCATCAGGAACCAGAAGCCGGTGCTTGCCGGCGGCACGAGATGCTCGACGCCGTTGCTCGAGGTCGTCGTTTGCGCGACCGCTTGCATGAGGGTCGTGATGATCATGCGCTCGCTCCCGCCGTCGCGCCGGCGACGCTGCGGCCCTTGAGCCCCAGCGTGTCGTACGACATGCCGGCGAACTCGGATCGCGCACCCGCCAACGCCTTGAAGACGTCGGACGCGAGCGAGTAGTTCGTCTTCACGCCCGCTTCCGCGAGCAGGTCGGAGAGCACATACCAGCTCGGCCGTGCGAAGCCCGGCGCCTGTTTCGCTTGCATGAAGCGCTGCACGTGCCCGCGCAGGTTCGTGAACGTGCCTTCTTCTTCGGTGAAGTTCGCGATCGGCAGCACGACGTTCGCCGCGTGCTTGGCCCACGGCGGCAGCGTCGTGCCGATGACGATGATCGCCCCGGCCTTCGCGACGTCGGCCGCGTCGAGCCCGACGAGCTCCTCGTCGGCGACGACGAGCACGTCACCGGCGCCGAGCTTCGCGAGCGGATTGTCACTGCGCGCGAAGCCGAACAATTCGGCGCCGCGCACATTGG
The DNA window shown above is from Gemmatimonadaceae bacterium and carries:
- the nuoK gene encoding NADH-quinone oxidoreductase subunit NuoK, coding for MLAEALFFSAVLFVIGVFGVLIRRNAIIVFMCVELMLNAVNLSFVAFAQAYGVAGQVFVFFVMTVAAAEAAVGLAIIIALFRHRPTVNLQNINLLKG
- a CDS encoding NADH-quinone oxidoreductase subunit J translates to MPDLIHALLQAGVQGPRAVPAVGTGTAPTLSMPHGTLSLWYTFHFYLFGLFAIVSAVLFVTRKSPVAAALWLVSTMFSLAALYVMLDAQFIGAIQVLVYAGAIMVVFLFVIMLLNLGSGEIGDMRAVGWKVVGGAVGIAILAEIFALTKAKTPVSLTLPQGFAAEQIAQSGAIAPFAGPLFNEYLLAFEVTSVLLLAAVVGAVLLGKQRGEENAR
- a CDS encoding NADH-quinone oxidoreductase subunit I yields the protein MISVKVLERPIEQTSYVRATVKGMALTLKHLLQPMSEKVTVQYPDEKWAVSPRWRGTHRMLTTEDGKAKCVACGLCPTVCPSNCIKLVPGEDENGNRYPLVFEIDEFRCIFCGYCQEVCPEEAIHLGRHFENSEYSREGFVYDLERLMAQTHPVCEMWDPADPKGE
- the nuoH gene encoding NADH-quinone oxidoreductase subunit NuoH; amino-acid sequence: MIITTLMQAVAQTTTSSNGVEHLVPPASTGFWFLMTVVKMLVLFTIYMVGVMMVIWAERRICAFIQDRRGPNRVGPHGLLQSVADGVKNIMKEETYPKAAYMPLFILAPVMSFIPALLTWSVIPYGAPWDSKWGTIDMALAPLPIGYLFMLAISSLGVYGIVLAGWSSNNKYALLGGLRSSAQMISYEISMGMATIPVLILAGNVSLNQIVAQQAGRGLHWNVINLTIAFFVFIVAAFAETNRVPFDLPEAESELVAGYHAEYSAMKFSMFFIAEYANVMTASALMATLFFGGWDIPFTVWDNVAPHTLLKTLLTFGFFWAKILFFVFVFIWVRWTLPRFRYDQLMALGWKFMLPVALSYIVIVAAVTFGLDYSGIHPQSPYFALVMLGVNIVLLGILLGVVDRGRLISPAYSRLDKRNIEKLRRARYDRVRFEPVRNEGGAD